The Mytilus edulis chromosome 12, xbMytEdul2.2, whole genome shotgun sequence genome contains a region encoding:
- the LOC139497761 gene encoding putative nuclease HARBI1, with product MRIQAPTDDEPSYVNRKGYHSINVQAVCDFEGILICRFTNIFANWPGSTHDSHIFNTSTLSNYLQTNHRGLIDGVILGDSGYACRPYLLTPYANPTERHQQRFNRCHASTRSVIERTFGILKRRFHVLHSEVRMKPEKVCRIFGACAVLHNIGLSRNEALVNDDGAGVRLDQPVQVSFWEYRMEETREKTLPETIWFPFYTSHHLQTYSILT from the exons ATGAGAATACAGGCACCAACAGATGATGAACCATCCTATGTAAACAGAAAGGGGTACCACAGCATAAATGTGCAAGCTGTCTGTGATTTTGAAGGCATTTTAATCT GCAGATTTACGAATATATTTGCAAACTGGCCAGGCTCCACTCACGACTCCCACATCTTCAACACATCAACTTTGTCTAATTACCTCCAGACAAATCACAGGGGATTGATAGATGGTGTTATTCTTGGGGACAGTGGATACGCTTGTCGCCCTTACCTGCTTACTCCATATGCCAATCCAACAGAGAGACACCAGCAAAGGTTCAACAGATGCCATGCCAGTACTAGATCCGTTATAGAGAGGACTTTTGGTATTTTGAAAAGACGGTTTCATGTTCTCCATTCTGag gtaAGAATGAAACCAGAAAAAGTCTGTAGAATTTTTGGTGCCTGTGCAGTGTTGCATAACATTGGCTTGTCCAGAAATGAAGCGTTAGTAAATGACGACGGTGCTGGTGTTAGACTTGATCAGCCCGTGCAAGTTTCTTTCTGGGAATACAGGATGGAAGAAACACGAGAGAAAACGTTGCCAGA AACTATTTGGTTCCCATTTTACACTTCACATCATTTACAAACGTATTCGATATTAACATGA
- the LOC139497936 gene encoding vitelline membrane outer layer protein 1 homolog encodes MEVYVIGLIYGFFFQNADIAVGIFHSRKEDFIVEKNKKILSVDLTTIGRMSKTQCTAFCALLGDRCCEITYITSTQKCKLDQSGCCHTGFDSVFGSNLIHPSSTHGVTQTLSVTNGGAFGAWKSAEFCTIGHYAIGFRMKIEGYHEDRSELNAIEIICGNRGGERCGDTASSGQQVWGYWTGEALCPPKTFLTAYSLQVHPYSASYDSTGANYLRFRCRYFKDEFDVVDLSYPPGIGRYGTYGEWSDSCAVNSAICGLQTKIEAYQGQLDNTALNDVKFFCCE; translated from the exons ATGGAAGTATATGTTATCGGTTTGATCTATGGCTTCTTTTTTCAAAATGCGGATATTGCTGTTGGAATTTTTCATTCGAGAAAAGAAGATTTCATAGTAGAGAAGAACAAGAAAATTCTTTCAGTTGATCTGACAACTATAGGCAGAATGTCTAAAACTCAATGTACAGCATTCTGTGCACTACTAGGTGACAGATGTTGTGAGATTACGTATATAACCTCGACTCAAAAATGTAAACTCGATCAGTCCGGGTGCTGTCATACGGGTTTTGACTCTGTATTTGGCTCAAACCTCATACATCCCAGTAGTACACATGGCG TAACTCAGACATTATCTGTTACAAATGGTGGAGCTTTTGGTGCTTGGAAATCTGCAGAATTTTGCACAATAGGTCATTATGCTATTGGTTTCAGAATGAAA ATCGAAGGATACCATGAGGATAGGTCAGAACTGAATGCTATAGAAATCATTTGCGGAAATAGAGGGGGTGAACGTTGTGGTGACACAGCTAGTTCTGGTCAGCAGGTATGGGGATACTGGACAGGGGAAGCACTTTGTCCACCAAAAACATTCCTCACCGCCTATTCTCTACAAGTACATCCATACAGT GCTAGTTATGATAGTACTGGTGCAAATTACCTCAGATTCAGATGCCGATATTTCAAAGATGAATTTGATGTCGTTGACCTTAGCTATCCTCCTGGAATTGGACGATATGGCACTTATGGGGAATGGAGCGACTCTTGTGCGGTGAACAGTGCCATATGTGGTTTACAGACCAAAATTGAAGCTTACCAAGGACAACTAGACAATACTGCTCTGAACGATGTTAAATTCTTCTGTTGTGAATAA
- the LOC139497760 gene encoding putative nuclease HARBI1: protein MAALLMPPLRPRKDRVFRGTFSHLTNLNDDELRRRYRFGKDPIAYLCNFLQDRLRSSTNKATALTVEQQVCIALRFYASGSFLQVIGDTLGYDKGTVSRVVSDVTDALIDIKDDFVSLAYRCESDQQDKMWVLQAK from the coding sequence ATGGCTGCTTTGTTAATGCCACCACTAAGACCTAGAAAGGACAGAGTTTTTAGAGGAACCTTTTcacatttaacaaatttaaatgacGATGAACTTAGAAGGAGGTATAGATTTGGCAAGGACCCGATTGCTTACCTTTGCAATTTTCTACAAGACAGACTCAGAAGTTCAACTAATAAAGCAACAGCACTGACCGTTGAACAGCAAGTATGTATTGCACTGCGTTTCTACGCATCCGGCTCATTCTTGCAAGTTATCGGAGATACATTGGGGTATGACAAAGGAACAGTTTCTCGTGTTGTAAGTGATGTGACAGATGCATTGATTGACATTAAGGACGATTTTGTGAGTTTGGCCTACAGATGTGAATCCGATCAACAGGATAAAATGTGGGTTTTACAGGCAAAGTAA
- the LOC139497937 gene encoding vitelline membrane outer layer protein 1 homolog isoform X2 encodes MQVYVIALIYSFVFQNFQNAEMFAGNFQTRQELFLVEKNKKIRSVALTSLGKMSQTQCAALCLKFGERCCEITYITSSRECKLDQSGCCHSDFDYISGTNLIQRDRTHVVNKTLSVTNGGSLGIWASAEFCTRGHYAIGFRMKIEPPHGDNTELNAIAIVCGSRASDRCGDMASSGQQVNEDSTGANYVRFRCRYFKDEFDAVDLNYPPGYGPYGSYGEWSDACPMHSAICGLQTKVEAHQGYGDDTALNDVIFFCCE; translated from the exons ATGCAAGTATATGTTATTGCTTTGATATATagctttgtttttcaaaattttcaaaatgcagaAATGTTTGCTGGGAATTTCCAAACGAGACAGGAATTGTTCTTAGTAGAGAAGAATAAGAAAATTCGGTCAGTGGCTCTCACATCTCTGGGGAAAATGTCTCAAACTCAATGTGCGGCACTATGTTTGAAATTTGGAGAGAGATGTTGTGAAATAACGTATATAACCTCTTCTCGAGAGTGTAAACTAGATCAGTCCGGATGCTGTCATTCGGATTTTGACTATATATCTGGTACAAACCTCATACAAAGAGATCGTACCCATGTCG TGAATAAGACATTATCTGTAACGAATGGCGGAAGTTTAGGTATTTGGGCATCTGCAGAATTTTGCACGCGAGGTCATTATGCAATTGGTTTCAGGATGAAA ATTGAACCTCCACATGGAGACAATACAGAACTGAATGCTATTGCAATAGTCTGTGGAAGTAGAGCAAGTGATCGTTGTGGTGATATGGCAAGTTCTGGTCAGCAG GTTAATGAAGATAGCACTGGCGCTAATTACGTCAGATTCAGATGCAGATATTTCAAAGATGAATTTGATGCCGTTGACCTTAACTATCCTCCTGGGTATGGACCATATGGCTCATATGGTGAATGGAGTGACGCCTGTCCAATGCACAGTGCCATATGTGGTCTACAGACCAAAGTTGAAGCTCACCAAGGATATGGAGATGATACCGCACTTaatgatgttatttttttctgttgtgaaTAA
- the LOC139497937 gene encoding vitelline membrane outer layer protein 1 homolog isoform X1 produces the protein MQVYVIALIYSFVFQNFQNAEMFAGNFQTRQELFLVEKNKKIRSVALTSLGKMSQTQCAALCLKFGERCCEITYITSSRECKLDQSGCCHSDFDYISGTNLIQRDRTHVVNKTLSVTNGGSLGIWASAEFCTRGHYAIGFRMKIEPPHGDNTELNAIAIVCGSRASDRCGDMASSGQQVWGDWTGETLCPANAFLVAFSLQVHPYSVNEDSTGANYVRFRCRYFKDEFDAVDLNYPPGYGPYGSYGEWSDACPMHSAICGLQTKVEAHQGYGDDTALNDVIFFCCE, from the exons ATGCAAGTATATGTTATTGCTTTGATATATagctttgtttttcaaaattttcaaaatgcagaAATGTTTGCTGGGAATTTCCAAACGAGACAGGAATTGTTCTTAGTAGAGAAGAATAAGAAAATTCGGTCAGTGGCTCTCACATCTCTGGGGAAAATGTCTCAAACTCAATGTGCGGCACTATGTTTGAAATTTGGAGAGAGATGTTGTGAAATAACGTATATAACCTCTTCTCGAGAGTGTAAACTAGATCAGTCCGGATGCTGTCATTCGGATTTTGACTATATATCTGGTACAAACCTCATACAAAGAGATCGTACCCATGTCG TGAATAAGACATTATCTGTAACGAATGGCGGAAGTTTAGGTATTTGGGCATCTGCAGAATTTTGCACGCGAGGTCATTATGCAATTGGTTTCAGGATGAAA ATTGAACCTCCACATGGAGACAATACAGAACTGAATGCTATTGCAATAGTCTGTGGAAGTAGAGCAAGTGATCGTTGTGGTGATATGGCAAGTTCTGGTCAGCAGGTATGGGGAGATTGGACAGGGGAAACACTTTGTCCAGCAAACGCATTTCTTGTTGCTTTTTCCCTACAAGTACATCCATACAGT GTTAATGAAGATAGCACTGGCGCTAATTACGTCAGATTCAGATGCAGATATTTCAAAGATGAATTTGATGCCGTTGACCTTAACTATCCTCCTGGGTATGGACCATATGGCTCATATGGTGAATGGAGTGACGCCTGTCCAATGCACAGTGCCATATGTGGTCTACAGACCAAAGTTGAAGCTCACCAAGGATATGGAGATGATACCGCACTTaatgatgttatttttttctgttgtgaaTAA